A part of Paenibacillus antri genomic DNA contains:
- a CDS encoding ABC transporter ATP-binding protein, whose amino-acid sequence MTTERQEKRTQAQAAEAAERKKAERFVYQDDEVMEKPFDWAQFSRLAAYIRPYAKQLLPVIIVAMVLGTITKLLVPLLLGYAIDEVGPEGGKNAATLWTYCAAIAGLFLVQWGAGFFRIRFTNIIGQRVIFDLRAHLFKHIQKLSFRFFDKRPAGSILVRITNDVNSLQELFTNGVVNLLIDCVQLVGIIAILLTLNVKLGLAIMITVPIMFVLSTSLRKRIRRVWQDVRQKQSRINSHLNESIQGIKVTQAYTQEKDNMAFFDTMNTSNRKAWDLASLMNQAFNPLIEVTAGVGSFILFFYGAYLIQQGELSIGMLLAFATYVGNFWEPINRLGQMYSQLLIAMASSERIFEFIDEEPTVAEKREAKELQSIKGDISFRDVVFEYEKNRPALKGVSLEVKAGQTIALVGHTGSGKSTFINLLCRFYDPVGGQVAIDGTDIRDVTIQSLRSQVGIVLQDTFIFSGTIRDNIRFGKLDATNAEIEEAAKAVGAHEFIVNLPNGYDTQVEERGNVLSMGQRQLLSFARALLADPRVLILDEATASIDTETEAKIQEALKKLLHGRTSFIIAHRLSTIRNADQIVVLDHGSIVEQGDHDELMRLQGYYYGLIEAQYRFLEEVS is encoded by the coding sequence ATGACGACCGAACGGCAAGAGAAAAGAACGCAGGCGCAAGCGGCCGAAGCCGCCGAACGGAAGAAGGCGGAACGCTTCGTCTACCAAGACGACGAAGTGATGGAGAAGCCGTTCGACTGGGCGCAGTTTTCCCGATTGGCGGCGTATATCAGACCTTATGCGAAGCAGCTGCTGCCGGTCATCATCGTCGCGATGGTGCTCGGGACGATCACGAAGCTGCTCGTGCCGCTGCTGCTCGGCTATGCGATCGACGAGGTCGGGCCGGAGGGCGGCAAGAACGCGGCGACGCTGTGGACGTACTGCGCGGCGATCGCCGGATTGTTCCTCGTGCAATGGGGGGCGGGCTTCTTCCGCATCCGGTTCACGAACATTATCGGGCAGCGGGTCATCTTCGACCTGCGCGCCCATCTGTTCAAGCATATTCAGAAGCTGAGCTTCCGGTTCTTCGATAAGCGTCCCGCGGGCTCGATTCTGGTGCGCATTACGAACGACGTCAATTCGCTGCAGGAACTGTTCACGAACGGGGTCGTCAACCTGCTCATCGACTGCGTCCAGCTCGTCGGCATCATCGCGATCTTGCTGACGCTGAACGTGAAGCTCGGCCTCGCGATCATGATCACGGTGCCGATCATGTTCGTGCTCTCGACGTCGCTGCGCAAGCGCATCCGCCGGGTATGGCAGGACGTGCGGCAGAAGCAGTCGCGCATTAACTCTCACTTGAACGAGAGCATTCAAGGCATTAAGGTCACGCAAGCGTACACGCAGGAAAAGGATAACATGGCGTTCTTCGACACGATGAACACGAGCAACCGGAAGGCGTGGGATCTCGCCTCCTTGATGAACCAAGCGTTCAACCCGCTGATCGAAGTGACGGCCGGCGTCGGCTCGTTCATCTTGTTTTTCTACGGCGCGTATTTGATCCAGCAAGGCGAGCTGTCGATCGGGATGCTGCTCGCGTTCGCCACGTACGTCGGCAACTTCTGGGAGCCGATCAACCGGCTCGGACAGATGTATTCGCAGCTGCTCATCGCCATGGCTTCGTCCGAACGCATCTTCGAGTTCATCGACGAGGAACCGACGGTCGCGGAGAAGCGGGAAGCGAAGGAGCTGCAGTCGATCAAGGGCGACATCTCGTTCCGCGACGTCGTGTTCGAATACGAGAAAAACCGACCGGCGCTGAAGGGCGTCAGCTTGGAAGTGAAGGCGGGGCAGACGATCGCGCTCGTCGGCCATACCGGCTCCGGCAAGAGCACGTTCATTAACCTGCTCTGCCGCTTCTACGATCCGGTCGGCGGCCAGGTAGCCATCGACGGCACCGACATCCGCGACGTCACGATCCAGAGCCTTCGTTCGCAGGTCGGCATCGTGCTGCAGGATACGTTCATCTTCTCGGGCACGATTCGGGATAACATCCGATTCGGCAAGCTGGACGCGACGAACGCGGAGATCGAGGAAGCCGCGAAGGCGGTCGGCGCGCACGAGTTCATCGTGAACCTGCCGAACGGGTACGATACCCAAGTCGAAGAGCGCGGCAACGTGCTGTCGATGGGGCAGCGGCAGCTGCTGTCGTTCGCGCGGGCGCTGCTCGCGGACCCGAGAGTGCTCATCCTCGACGAGGCGACGGCGAGCATCGATACGGAAACCGAAGCGAAAATCCAAGAAGCCTTGAAGAAGCTGCTGCACGGCCGGACGTCGTTCATTATCGCGCACCGGCTGTCCACGATCCGGAACGCCGATCAGATCGTCGTGCTGGATCACGGCAGCATCGTCGAGCAAGGCGATCACGACGAACTGATGCGGCTGCAAGGGTATTATTACGGCCTGATCGAAGCGCAATATCGGTTTTTGGAAGAAGTCAGCTAG
- a CDS encoding S-layer homology domain-containing protein, with the protein MNHKVRKPFAVLTTAALTASLLLGTGATAFAAETTTTTASSTTGVKLTFPDIVSTHWAKSHVAKLASAGIVKGYTDGGFRPSQDVTQQEAIVMVIRMVGLEEEALAGSGDIVTGFQEDAFFTKYVVKALEERIIDMSEETAAAATGTTPWGKRPATREWVSKLIVRALGEQPASGALGFADASDVSAGAAGYVAKSQELELVTGFTDNTFKPKDAVTRAQIATILSRADKYIPDDESKYTSGLVSSLSGSSLVLQPAGGGAARTFGLNAETLVFDAEGGSLDRSALTSLTPIRVIHQGGQAYYIEVTGGAVELESIDGELEALDIASSSLVLRRSNGSLEQYDLTSTVTVTNAGGTGLSLSQLTKGSEIRLQRMAGTTEVSAIVLIEEAFNAKGTGIVQTVNAAARTVTFTDDKGSIVTYPLVDGATLTVKGQPLSDLSGIQSGDTIAYEIEDSEIVSVDITVQKYVTKTGDFQVIAGDTITIKVNSTTPEAFIVRPNAAVSIDGLTNPTIGDLQVGDVVQLRLSGATNQVDQITVTNRNVTKLQNVTIDTLQAEYMIVRDSKNAVHFYKITDRSMFVLDGTAMTDQMFKTYVAAGRKVDLSVTSDQLVRLDVVTKVSGTVTAVNATARTITVSTADNASTTLPYAQYTVVEVPLQSSAGFADVAVGAKVHLSMGYNTNEVQMIQVEKSFVYTLNSVTAATRTVSAKDAKGSSVSLALDSEAKVLGRDGQPAALASLTIGQPIVVNYAGRRVVSVQEPAAVVGKVSTLDTTAGKLSVTDYNGNVKNYSLTGGISVQKGTTVSTSASSLMLNDRVSLIVDAQGKPYVYVAQAETRKFSGYDAAKNEVSFKIAKVGDQSKYTAEANVKVTTAAGAAMTMNQLKENDTIVVYLMNGKIVELVKQ; encoded by the coding sequence ATGAATCATAAAGTACGTAAGCCGTTCGCGGTCCTGACGACCGCCGCTCTGACCGCCTCGCTCTTGCTCGGCACGGGCGCGACCGCGTTCGCGGCCGAGACGACGACCACGACCGCGTCATCGACGACGGGCGTGAAGCTGACGTTCCCCGACATCGTGTCGACCCATTGGGCGAAGAGCCATGTCGCCAAGCTGGCGTCCGCCGGCATCGTGAAGGGGTATACCGACGGCGGGTTCCGTCCGAGCCAGGACGTCACGCAACAGGAAGCGATCGTTATGGTGATCCGGATGGTCGGGCTCGAAGAGGAAGCGCTCGCCGGTTCCGGAGACATCGTCACCGGCTTCCAGGAGGACGCCTTCTTCACGAAGTACGTCGTGAAGGCGCTCGAGGAACGCATTATCGACATGAGCGAAGAGACGGCCGCCGCGGCGACGGGCACGACGCCATGGGGCAAGCGTCCGGCGACGCGGGAATGGGTGTCGAAGCTGATCGTCCGCGCGTTGGGCGAACAGCCGGCAAGCGGTGCGCTCGGCTTCGCGGACGCGAGCGACGTGTCCGCCGGCGCCGCGGGCTATGTCGCGAAGTCGCAGGAGCTCGAGCTCGTCACCGGCTTTACGGACAATACGTTCAAGCCGAAGGACGCCGTCACGCGGGCGCAGATCGCCACGATCCTGTCCCGCGCGGATAAGTACATCCCGGACGACGAATCGAAGTATACGAGCGGCCTCGTGTCGAGCCTTAGCGGCTCGTCGCTCGTCCTGCAGCCCGCTGGCGGCGGAGCCGCACGCACGTTCGGCCTGAACGCGGAGACGCTCGTCTTCGACGCCGAGGGCGGATCGCTCGATCGGAGCGCGCTGACGAGCTTGACGCCGATTCGCGTCATTCATCAAGGCGGCCAAGCCTATTATATCGAAGTGACGGGCGGCGCGGTCGAGCTCGAGTCGATCGACGGCGAGCTCGAAGCGCTCGACATCGCCTCTAGCTCGCTCGTATTGCGACGCTCGAACGGGTCGTTGGAACAGTACGATCTTACCTCGACCGTCACGGTGACGAATGCAGGCGGAACGGGGTTATCCTTGTCGCAGCTGACCAAGGGCAGCGAAATTCGATTGCAGCGGATGGCGGGTACGACCGAAGTGTCCGCGATCGTCTTGATCGAAGAGGCGTTCAACGCGAAGGGCACGGGAATCGTCCAGACGGTGAACGCGGCGGCTCGCACGGTGACGTTCACGGACGACAAGGGATCGATCGTAACGTATCCGCTCGTCGACGGCGCGACGTTGACGGTGAAGGGACAGCCGTTGTCCGATCTGAGCGGCATTCAGTCCGGGGATACGATCGCTTACGAGATCGAAGACAGCGAGATCGTGTCCGTCGACATTACGGTGCAGAAGTACGTCACGAAGACCGGCGACTTCCAAGTCATCGCCGGCGATACGATCACGATCAAGGTGAACAGTACGACGCCGGAAGCGTTCATCGTGAGACCGAACGCCGCCGTCAGCATCGATGGGTTGACCAATCCGACGATCGGCGATTTGCAGGTCGGCGATGTCGTGCAGCTGCGCCTCTCGGGCGCTACGAATCAAGTGGATCAAATTACGGTAACGAACCGCAACGTGACCAAGCTGCAAAACGTCACGATCGATACGCTGCAAGCCGAGTACATGATCGTCAGGGATTCGAAGAACGCCGTGCATTTCTATAAAATCACGGACCGTTCCATGTTCGTGCTCGACGGTACGGCGATGACGGATCAAATGTTTAAGACGTACGTCGCCGCAGGCCGCAAAGTGGATCTGAGCGTAACGTCCGACCAACTCGTACGTCTCGACGTCGTTACGAAGGTGAGCGGTACGGTGACGGCCGTGAACGCGACGGCGCGCACGATCACCGTCTCGACCGCGGACAACGCATCGACGACGCTGCCGTACGCGCAGTACACCGTCGTCGAGGTGCCGCTTCAATCGAGCGCCGGCTTCGCGGACGTCGCCGTGGGCGCGAAGGTCCATCTGTCCATGGGATATAACACGAACGAAGTGCAGATGATCCAAGTCGAGAAGTCGTTCGTATATACTCTGAACTCCGTTACGGCGGCGACCCGGACGGTATCCGCGAAAGACGCGAAAGGCTCGTCCGTCTCGCTGGCGTTGGACAGCGAAGCCAAGGTGCTCGGCCGCGACGGTCAACCGGCGGCGCTGGCGTCCCTGACGATCGGTCAGCCGATCGTCGTCAATTACGCGGGGCGCAGAGTCGTGTCAGTCCAAGAGCCGGCCGCGGTCGTCGGCAAGGTGTCGACGCTGGATACGACGGCCGGGAAGCTGTCCGTCACCGACTACAACGGCAACGTGAAAAACTACAGCTTAACCGGCGGCATCTCGGTCCAAAAAGGGACGACCGTCTCGACGAGCGCTTCGTCGCTGATGTTGAACGATCGCGTGTCGCTCATCGTCGATGCGCAAGGAAAGCCTTACGTATACGTCGCGCAAGCGGAGACGCGGAAGTTCAGCGGCTACGACGCGGCGAAGAACGAGGTTTCCTTCAAGATCGCGAAGGTCGGCGACCAGAGCAAATATACGGCGGAGGCGAACGTCAAAGTCACTACGGCCGCCGGCGCCGCGATGACGATGAACCAATTGAAGGAGAACGACACCATCGTCGTATACTTGATGAACGGCAAGATCGTCGAGCTCGTGAAGCAGTAA
- a CDS encoding dynamin family protein: MIAEKRNRVIEELEALGSALREQGDAALAEKADALAAKGRKSEIYFAFCGHFSAGKSSLINHLCGARLLPSSPIPTSANIVAIRSGATSEAVLRYRDGREARVRIEEASKYAKAGEEVRSVELRHPIPMLGDGGVLLDTPGVDSTDDLHRQSTESALHLADVVFYVMDYNHVLSEMNMDFAKRLSEMGKPLVLVVNQIDKHREEEVPFASFQEGVENAFRSWGVKPAACLYTTLMAPDHPKNETNRLRALLGALVEGGPELALAGLAAAGTELAEEGARAVRSRQEDRRAELERLAAGEDRDAAERYEALRAELEARATVRERLTDRLRAEATSIADNANITPATTRDAALAFLESRQPGFRVGLLFAAAKTEEERRRRLEAFRAEFAEHVKVRLVWHVRDTVRKAGLELGLGDAEVTAAVETVDVEVTPEWLIAMVRPGAVASGEYTLNYAKEIAAEARLTARRAAVAAAEALADAAEAMYALDGEALAAEAETLEAALSHRRALEALDAEEAAARARLLALLPTAAETARAGATLPDARKLPNAAPEAAADGAHAHPLAPTKAAALNLSQAASGQPRDAAGGVATAAPPRAELRARFEEGAALLEEASALAAKLPALAGASEALREKAQRLRDRRFTAALFGAFSAGKSSFANALLGDAALPVSPNPTTAAINTVVPPTSEWPHNTARVTMKTREAVLDGVRHSLAALGVATPSGALEPAELPKRIASLEKRVDDVPPGGKPHLAFLRAVASGWSDAEPHLGTDVRADRDLFRAYVAEERKSAFVERIELYYDSPLARQGVTLVDTPGADSINARHTGVAFNYMKNADAIFFVTYYNHAFSRADRQFLEQLGRVKDAFELDKMFFVVNAADLASSEAELQDVLEHVKGNLAAFGVRHPRLFPVSSLQALEAKRAGDENAAAMSGIAAFEERFDRFASTELAGLAYRAAGAELSRAVHLAATALQGARAGETERRQAMERLAASESQARETARAFDIDAIRAEVVKEAGEQLYYVKQRFQHRFGEWYAASFNPSTLREDRGDVKTSLAFAWRDLVQYLQTELVNEALAVSLRLERFLKQAIEASVGRCNERIAKVAEAYEPPAWEEPEFRTPEIESVWEGEAPDAKLLSSQYRSAKHFFAGEGRKALREALEKRWQSNVSEAVDRLGETFAAWMEDELRRVGGEIESKLESALSQSFESARSAWERPLDPADAERTWTRLRSLRDAFDATSRKGQ, translated from the coding sequence ATGATCGCGGAGAAGAGAAACCGGGTGATCGAAGAGCTGGAGGCGCTCGGAAGCGCCCTTCGGGAGCAGGGGGACGCGGCGCTGGCGGAGAAGGCCGACGCGCTCGCGGCGAAGGGGAGAAAGAGCGAGATTTATTTTGCGTTTTGCGGGCATTTTTCCGCGGGGAAGTCGAGTCTGATCAATCATCTGTGCGGCGCGCGGCTGCTGCCGTCGAGCCCGATTCCGACGAGCGCCAACATCGTGGCGATTCGCAGCGGCGCGACGTCCGAGGCGGTGCTGCGGTATCGGGACGGGCGCGAAGCGCGTGTCCGCATCGAGGAAGCGTCCAAGTACGCGAAAGCCGGCGAGGAGGTGCGGTCGGTCGAGCTGCGGCATCCGATACCGATGCTCGGGGACGGCGGCGTGCTGCTCGATACGCCCGGCGTCGATTCGACCGACGACCTGCACCGACAATCGACGGAATCGGCGCTGCATCTCGCGGACGTCGTGTTCTACGTGATGGACTACAACCATGTCTTGTCCGAGATGAATATGGACTTCGCGAAGCGGTTGTCCGAGATGGGCAAGCCGCTCGTGCTCGTCGTGAACCAGATCGACAAGCATCGCGAGGAGGAGGTGCCGTTCGCCTCGTTCCAGGAGGGCGTCGAGAACGCGTTCCGTTCCTGGGGCGTGAAGCCGGCGGCGTGCCTCTATACGACGCTGATGGCGCCGGATCATCCGAAGAACGAGACGAACCGGCTGCGCGCGCTGCTCGGCGCCTTGGTCGAGGGCGGGCCCGAGCTGGCGCTCGCCGGTCTCGCGGCCGCGGGGACGGAGCTCGCGGAGGAAGGCGCCCGCGCCGTCCGGTCGCGCCAGGAGGACCGCCGCGCCGAGCTGGAGCGGCTCGCGGCCGGCGAGGATCGGGACGCCGCCGAGCGATACGAGGCGCTGCGCGCGGAGCTTGAGGCGAGGGCGACGGTGCGGGAGCGGCTGACGGACCGGCTGCGCGCGGAAGCGACGTCGATCGCGGACAACGCGAACATTACGCCCGCGACGACGCGGGACGCGGCGCTCGCGTTCCTGGAGAGCCGGCAGCCGGGCTTCCGAGTCGGGCTGCTGTTCGCCGCCGCGAAGACGGAGGAAGAGCGCCGGCGGCGGCTCGAGGCGTTCCGCGCGGAGTTCGCGGAGCATGTGAAGGTGCGGCTCGTCTGGCACGTCCGCGACACCGTACGGAAGGCCGGGCTCGAGCTGGGCCTCGGCGATGCCGAGGTGACCGCGGCCGTCGAGACGGTGGACGTCGAGGTGACGCCCGAATGGCTGATCGCCATGGTTCGTCCCGGCGCCGTCGCCTCCGGCGAGTACACGCTCAACTACGCGAAGGAGATCGCCGCCGAGGCGCGGCTGACGGCAAGGCGCGCGGCGGTCGCCGCGGCGGAGGCGCTCGCGGACGCGGCCGAAGCGATGTACGCGTTGGACGGCGAGGCGCTCGCCGCGGAGGCGGAGACGCTCGAGGCGGCGCTGTCGCATCGGCGGGCGCTCGAGGCGCTGGACGCCGAGGAAGCGGCAGCGCGGGCGCGCCTGCTCGCGCTGCTGCCGACGGCCGCCGAGACGGCGCGCGCGGGGGCGACGCTGCCCGACGCGCGCAAGCTGCCGAACGCGGCGCCCGAGGCTGCGGCGGACGGCGCGCATGCGCATCCGCTGGCGCCGACCAAGGCCGCCGCGCTGAACCTGTCGCAGGCGGCGTCCGGGCAGCCTCGCGATGCGGCCGGCGGCGTCGCGACGGCCGCGCCGCCGCGCGCCGAGCTGCGCGCGCGCTTCGAGGAGGGCGCCGCCCTCCTCGAGGAGGCGAGCGCCCTCGCGGCCAAGCTGCCGGCGCTCGCCGGCGCGTCGGAGGCGCTGCGAGAGAAGGCGCAGCGTCTCCGGGACCGCCGCTTCACGGCGGCGCTGTTCGGCGCGTTCAGCGCGGGCAAGTCGTCGTTCGCCAACGCGCTGCTCGGCGACGCGGCGCTGCCGGTGTCGCCGAATCCGACGACGGCCGCGATCAACACGGTCGTGCCGCCGACGTCGGAGTGGCCGCACAACACGGCGCGCGTCACGATGAAGACGCGCGAGGCGGTGCTGGACGGCGTCCGGCATTCGCTCGCCGCGCTCGGCGTCGCGACGCCTTCCGGCGCTCTCGAGCCCGCCGAGCTGCCGAAGCGCATCGCGTCGCTCGAGAAGCGCGTCGACGACGTGCCGCCCGGCGGCAAGCCGCACCTCGCGTTCCTGCGCGCCGTCGCGAGCGGCTGGAGCGACGCCGAGCCGCACCTCGGCACGGACGTCCGCGCCGATCGCGACCTCTTCCGCGCCTACGTGGCGGAGGAGCGCAAGTCGGCGTTCGTCGAACGGATCGAGCTCTATTACGACTCGCCGCTCGCGCGCCAAGGCGTCACGCTCGTCGACACGCCGGGAGCCGACTCGATCAACGCGCGCCATACCGGCGTCGCGTTCAACTACATGAAGAACGCCGACGCGATCTTCTTCGTGACCTACTACAACCACGCGTTCTCTCGCGCGGACCGGCAGTTCCTCGAACAGCTCGGCCGCGTGAAGGACGCGTTCGAGCTCGATAAGATGTTCTTCGTCGTGAACGCCGCCGACCTCGCCTCGAGCGAGGCGGAGCTGCAGGACGTGCTAGAGCACGTCAAGGGAAACCTCGCCGCCTTCGGCGTGCGCCATCCGCGGTTGTTCCCCGTCTCCTCGCTCCAGGCGCTTGAAGCGAAGCGAGCCGGCGACGAGAACGCGGCGGCCATGTCCGGCATCGCCGCGTTCGAGGAACGGTTCGACCGCTTCGCGTCGACGGAGCTGGCGGGGCTCGCTTACCGCGCCGCGGGGGCGGAGCTGTCCCGCGCGGTGCATCTCGCGGCGACGGCGCTGCAGGGCGCCAGAGCGGGCGAGACGGAGCGTCGTCAAGCGATGGAGCGGCTCGCGGCGAGCGAGTCGCAGGCGCGGGAGACGGCGCGCGCGTTCGATATCGACGCGATCCGCGCCGAGGTCGTCAAGGAAGCGGGCGAGCAGCTGTATTACGTCAAGCAGCGGTTCCAGCACCGATTCGGAGAATGGTATGCCGCGTCGTTCAATCCTTCGACGCTGCGCGAGGACCGCGGCGACGTCAAGACGTCGCTCGCGTTCGCTTGGCGCGATCTCGTACAGTACCTGCAGACGGAGCTGGTCAACGAAGCGCTCGCGGTGTCGCTGCGGCTCGAGCGGTTCCTGAAGCAAGCGATCGAGGCGTCCGTCGGCCGCTGCAACGAGCGGATCGCCAAAGTCGCTGAAGCGTACGAGCCTCCGGCGTGGGAAGAGCCGGAATTCCGTACGCCCGAGATCGAATCGGTCTGGGAAGGGGAGGCGCCCGACGCGAAGCTGCTGTCGTCGCAATACCGGAGCGCGAAGCATTTCTTCGCGGGCGAAGGCCGGAAGGCGCTTCGAGAAGCGCTCGAGAAGCGTTGGCAGTCGAACGTAAGCGAAGCGGTCGACCGATTGGGCGAGACGTTCGCGGCGTGGATGGAAGACGAGCTGCGACGCGTCGGCGGGGAGATCGAGAGCAAGCTCGAATCGGCGCTCTCGCAATCGTTCGAAAGCGCGAGATCCGCTTGGGAGCGGCCGCTCGACCCGGCGGACGCGGAGCGGACATGGACGCGGTTGCGATCGCTTCGGGACGCCTTCGACGCGACTTCGCGCAAGGGGCAGTAA
- a CDS encoding ABC transporter ATP-binding protein, with protein MEVFKQLRSFYWPGKLKYLIFASILCLAVSTALGLVYPYMLKHLVDEIIMKGNYGQVPFVASTVLVVVAIKAGFQFLHGLAGGRLGNQVAYNLRKSLYEKLQYLSFQYYDKARTGDLMSRLTGDLDGIRQFIGFGFPQFLNVFLMVGFGSIMMAALNWKLMLITLVTMPFLVFTAFRFESKIHPAFREIRKSMSDLTTAVQENITGVRTVKSFARESHEVEKFSVRNDQFRENLTGSAFIWARYFPVMEVFANLSIVILLATGGTFVLRGEMTTGELLAFFSLIWYIIGPMWGLGFHINNYTQSKASGERVLEILNQYIHVKNNPNAVPVDDARSEGHVQFENVTFAYPENAPALVDFSVDAKPGSVIGLLGPTGSGKSTVFQLLMRAYNVKDGRILLDGKDIKELELESLRQQIAIVFQETFLFSSTIRNNIAYGQRDISMERIVEAAKLAQAHDFIMELPLGYDTIVGERGMGLSGGQKQRIAIARAILENPKVLLLDDATSAVDMETEHVIQQGLRQVMNGRTTFVVAHRISSLKHADEIIVLDEGRIVQRGTHQELLAQPGRYRETYNIQYSDHPDLAATRMEQRGVAHG; from the coding sequence ATGGAAGTATTTAAACAGCTCCGAAGTTTTTATTGGCCCGGGAAGTTGAAGTATCTGATTTTCGCATCGATTCTCTGTTTGGCGGTTTCGACGGCGCTTGGTCTAGTGTACCCTTACATGCTGAAGCATCTGGTCGATGAGATCATCATGAAGGGGAACTACGGTCAGGTGCCGTTCGTTGCCTCTACCGTGCTCGTCGTCGTCGCGATCAAGGCGGGATTTCAATTTCTGCACGGTCTCGCGGGCGGCAGACTCGGCAACCAAGTCGCCTACAATCTCAGAAAATCATTGTACGAGAAGCTTCAGTACTTATCGTTCCAATATTACGACAAGGCGCGGACGGGCGACCTGATGTCGAGGCTCACGGGCGACCTCGACGGCATCCGGCAATTCATCGGCTTCGGTTTCCCTCAATTTTTGAACGTATTCCTAATGGTCGGCTTCGGTTCGATCATGATGGCGGCGTTGAACTGGAAGCTGATGCTGATCACGCTCGTCACGATGCCGTTCCTCGTGTTTACGGCGTTCCGGTTCGAGTCGAAGATTCACCCGGCGTTCCGGGAAATCCGCAAGTCCATGAGCGATCTGACGACGGCGGTCCAGGAAAACATTACGGGCGTCCGCACGGTCAAGTCGTTCGCTCGAGAGTCGCACGAGGTCGAGAAGTTCTCGGTGCGCAACGATCAATTCCGAGAAAATCTGACCGGCTCCGCGTTCATCTGGGCTCGCTACTTCCCGGTCATGGAAGTGTTCGCGAACCTGAGCATCGTCATCCTGCTGGCGACCGGGGGCACGTTCGTCCTGCGGGGCGAGATGACGACCGGCGAGCTGCTCGCGTTCTTCTCGCTCATATGGTACATCATCGGTCCGATGTGGGGACTCGGCTTCCACATCAACAATTACACGCAGTCGAAGGCGTCCGGCGAACGCGTGCTGGAAATCTTGAACCAATACATTCATGTCAAGAACAACCCGAACGCCGTCCCGGTGGACGACGCTCGCTCCGAGGGTCACGTCCAGTTTGAAAACGTCACCTTCGCTTATCCGGAAAACGCTCCCGCGCTCGTCGACTTCTCCGTCGACGCGAAGCCGGGCTCCGTCATCGGCCTGCTCGGACCGACCGGCTCCGGCAAGTCGACGGTGTTCCAGCTGCTGATGCGGGCGTACAACGTCAAAGACGGACGCATCCTGCTCGACGGGAAAGACATCAAGGAGCTGGAGCTCGAAAGCCTGCGTCAGCAGATCGCGATCGTCTTCCAGGAGACGTTCCTGTTCTCCTCGACGATCCGCAACAACATCGCGTACGGCCAGCGGGACATCTCGATGGAACGCATCGTCGAAGCGGCGAAGCTGGCGCAAGCGCACGACTTCATCATGGAGCTGCCGCTCGGCTACGACACGATCGTCGGCGAGCGCGGCATGGGTCTCTCCGGCGGGCAGAAGCAGCGCATCGCGATCGCGCGCGCGATCCTGGAAAATCCGAAGGTGCTGCTGCTCGACGACGCGACGAGCGCCGTCGACATGGAGACGGAACACGTCATCCAGCAAGGCCTGCGGCAAGTGATGAACGGACGAACGACGTTCGTCGTCGCGCATCGGATCTCTTCGCTCAAGCACGCGGACGAAATCATCGTGCTCGACGAAGGACGCATCGTGCAGCGGGGAACGCACCAAGAGCTGTTAGCGCAGCCGGGACGTTACCGCGAAACGTATAACATCCAATACTCCGATCACCCCGACCTCGCGGCGACACGGATGGAACAACGAGGAGTGGCACACGGATGA
- a CDS encoding NAD/NADP transhydrogenase alpha subunit, translating into MKCISVYTKNFEQFSDIYDKVLSTKLKEDEETVVEGVTVTESGAVPEHYIDRMRAKRDVVVMKEKGRDITILQHGEVFEILVPEEHDLKVTSV; encoded by the coding sequence ATGAAATGCATTTCCGTATACACGAAGAATTTCGAGCAATTTTCGGATATTTACGATAAAGTGCTTAGCACGAAGCTGAAGGAAGACGAGGAGACCGTCGTCGAAGGGGTGACGGTGACCGAGTCCGGCGCGGTGCCGGAGCATTACATCGACCGCATGCGGGCGAAGCGCGACGTCGTCGTCATGAAAGAGAAGGGACGCGACATTACGATTCTTCAGCATGGCGAAGTGTTCGAGATTTTGGTCCCGGAAGAACATGATTTGAAAGTCACCTCGGTCTAA
- the nth gene encoding endonuclease III — protein MNKAQVREALDIVAGMFPDAHCELVHSNPFELTIAVLLSAQCTDETVNKVTADLFRKYRTPEDYLAVSLEELENDIKRIGLYRNKAKHIRSLCRLLLDEYGGDIPEAHEELVKLPGVGRKTANVVVSTAFGVPAIAVDTHVERVSKRLGIAGWDDSVLEVEKKLMSKVPKDEWTATHHRLIFLGRYHCKAQQPKCEGCPLLSLCREGKKRMKTPKTRKTVKHIEA, from the coding sequence ATGAACAAGGCGCAGGTTCGCGAGGCGCTCGACATCGTCGCCGGCATGTTCCCGGACGCGCATTGCGAGCTCGTGCATTCGAATCCGTTCGAATTGACGATCGCGGTGCTGCTCTCCGCGCAGTGCACGGACGAGACGGTCAACAAGGTGACGGCCGACTTGTTCCGGAAGTATCGGACGCCGGAGGATTACTTGGCCGTATCGCTGGAGGAGCTCGAGAACGACATTAAGCGGATCGGGTTGTACCGAAACAAGGCGAAGCATATCCGATCGCTCTGCAGGCTGCTCCTCGACGAATACGGCGGCGACATTCCGGAGGCGCACGAAGAGCTCGTGAAGCTGCCCGGCGTCGGAAGGAAGACGGCGAACGTCGTCGTCTCGACCGCCTTCGGGGTGCCGGCGATCGCCGTGGACACGCACGTCGAGCGGGTGTCGAAGCGGCTCGGCATCGCGGGCTGGGACGATTCGGTGCTAGAGGTCGAGAAGAAGCTGATGAGCAAGGTGCCGAAGGACGAATGGACCGCGACGCATCATCGGCTCATCTTCCTGGGAAGGTACCATTGCAAGGCGCAGCAGCCGAAATGCGAAGGCTGTCCGCTGCTTTCCTTGTGCCGAGAAGGGAAGAAACGTATGAAAACGCCGAAAACTAGAAAGACTGTAAAACATATAGAAGCATGA